In the genome of Hydractinia symbiolongicarpus strain clone_291-10 chromosome 5, HSymV2.1, whole genome shotgun sequence, one region contains:
- the LOC130646004 gene encoding uncharacterized protein LOC130646004, with protein MKLFNDENRKVRDHCHYTGLYRGAAHNTCNLKYKIPNHVPVIFHNLSGYDAHLFIRELGEKYDTQDIGCIAENTEKYISFNVKIKVPIAGMGYGDGEFNKKIEIRLIDSCRFMASSLEKLASNVIGTNPAGMKCQQCADTCLEFQSINAEYVESFWCSSCESNITNLILDKDQVKANTPAMSYYFSDDELFRLMLQKGVYPYEYMDSWQKFKETELPPRDAFYSNLNMKGISDHDYAHAQKVWNAITPKVPETTMGDYHDAYFWGVCQNQYKLDPAHFYSAPGLAWKAALKYTNIKLELLTDPDILLMFEKGIRGGITQAVHRYARANNRYMGDQYDYGEESSYLQYLDANNLYGWAMQQPLPTHVFKWVSNIEVIDEKKIEKLVSDNKHGYLLEVDVDYPKELHDKQNELPFLPERRMIYRVENLIPNLEHKRKYVVHIGALHQALKHGLELKKVHRAIQFKHSA; from the exons ATGAAGCTGTTCAACGATGAAAATAGAAAAGTTAGAGACCATTGCCATTATACAGGCTTATATCGAGGAGCAGCCCACAATACCTGCAATCTTAAGTATAAGATACCCAATCACGTACCCGTGATATTTCATAATTTAAGTGGCTATGACGCCCACTTGTTCATTCGCGAGCTGGGCGAAAAATATGATACTCAGGATATTGGTTGTATCGCTGAAAACACCGAGAAGTATATATCGTTTAATGTTAAAATCAAGGTACCCATTGCAGGTATGGGGTATGGTGACGGTGAATTCAATAAGAAGATCGAGATCAGGCTCATTGACAGCTGTCGATTTATGGCATCAAGCTTGGAGAAATTGGCAAGTAACGTTATTGGCACGAACCCGGCAGGCATGAAATGCCAGCAGTGCGCTGATACATGTCTGGAATTTCAGAGCATTAACGCCGAGTATGTGGAAAGCTTTTGGTGCAGCAGTTGTGAATCTAATATTACGAATCTAATATTAGATAAGGATCAAGTGAAGGCCAATACACCAGCCATGAGCTACTACTTTAGCGATGATGAGTTATTCCGGCTCATGCTTCAAAAAGGAGTATACCCATATGAATACATGGATAGTTGGCAAAAATTCAAAGAGACTGAGCTACCACCTAGGGACGCCTTCTATAGCAATTTAAATATGAAGGGAATAAGCGATCATGACTATGCTCATGCCCAGAAAGTATGGAATGCAATTACCCCAAAGGTCCCAGAGACTACCATGGGTGATTACCACGATGCTTA CTTTTGGGGGGTCTGCCAGAATCAATACAAGCTTGATCCCGCCCATTTCTACAGTGCACCCGGCTTAGCATGGAAAGCAGCACTCAAGTACACGAATATCAAGCTGGAGCTCCTAACAGATCCTGATATTCTACTGATGTTTGAAAAGGGTATTCGAGGTGGTATAACTCAAGCGGTGCACCGCTACGCGAGAGCGAATAACAGGTATATGGGGGATCAATATGATTATGGGGAGGAGTCGTCATACTTGCAGTACCTTGACGCCAACAATCTTTATGGCTGGGCCATGCAACAACCCCTCCCAACCCATGTTTTTAAATGGGTGTCGAATATTGAGGTAATAGATGAAAAGAAGATCGAGAAGCTGGTATCTGATAATAAGCATGGGTACCTCCTGGAGGTAGACGTTGATTATCCGAAGGAGCTCCACGACAAACAAAACGAGCTGCCTTTCCTGCCGGAGCGTAGGATGATTTACAGAGTTGAGAATCTCATACCAAATCTAGAACATAAGCGGAAATACGTGGTACACATCGGAGCTCTTCATCAAGCCCTGAAACACGGGCTCGAGCTTAAGAAGGTCCACCGCGCTATTCAATTCAAACATAGTGCCTAG